A genome region from Candidatus Binataceae bacterium includes the following:
- the treZ gene encoding malto-oligosyltrehalose trehalohydrolase gives MSFLRVWAPEAAKLEIEQLDRRLAMKRAEEGWWTSVEPVSFGVDYAFFIDGEGPWPDPRSASQPSGVHGPSRTVDHAVFRWSDQSWVAPTLDAAVIYELHVGTFTPVGTFTSTIERLDHLRDLGVTHVELMPVAEFPGDRGWGYDGVDLYAPHHSYGGPDGLKTLVDACHARGLGVILDVVYNHFGPAGNYWSRFGPYLTQHYKTPWGEAVNLDGAGSDHVRRYFCDNALIWLRAYHFDGLRLDAVHAIFDRSATHFLEQLATEVAALGRELGRNFVIIAESDLNDPRLVRPSEAGGYEIDAQWSDDFHHALHALLTGEREGYYRDFGKLDDLAKALQQAFVYDGRYSIYRNRRHGRSPTGLSGNRFICCTQNHDQVGNRARGDRLAHLVSPGRLKIAATMLLMSPFVPMLFQGEEWAASTPFQYFTGHEDPDLARAVSEGRKREFAEIAQDANAVPDPQSPGTFLSSKLDWSECSREPHRQMLEWYRELIALRRRTPALTNGRMEEVEIYFDEAKQWFVMWRDPITVAFNLSGDRQRIEYPGKAGARLIMASRAGIVVGKGAIELPPDSIAILTDC, from the coding sequence GTGAGTTTCCTTCGCGTGTGGGCGCCTGAAGCCGCAAAGCTTGAAATCGAGCAGCTTGACCGCCGCCTCGCGATGAAACGTGCGGAAGAGGGGTGGTGGACCAGCGTCGAGCCGGTCTCATTTGGCGTTGACTATGCGTTCTTCATCGATGGAGAAGGTCCGTGGCCCGATCCGCGTTCCGCCTCACAGCCGTCAGGCGTGCATGGCCCTTCTCGTACTGTCGACCATGCCGTCTTTCGTTGGAGCGATCAAAGCTGGGTAGCGCCCACGCTCGACGCCGCGGTCATCTATGAACTTCACGTCGGCACCTTCACTCCCGTTGGTACATTCACGTCAACAATCGAGCGGCTCGATCATCTTCGAGATCTCGGCGTGACGCATGTCGAGTTGATGCCGGTTGCCGAGTTTCCGGGCGACCGCGGATGGGGGTATGACGGAGTTGACCTTTACGCGCCGCATCATTCCTACGGTGGTCCGGACGGTCTAAAAACTTTGGTGGACGCGTGTCACGCGCGCGGCCTGGGCGTAATCCTCGACGTCGTTTACAATCATTTCGGTCCCGCGGGAAACTATTGGAGCCGTTTCGGACCATATCTTACTCAGCATTATAAGACTCCCTGGGGCGAAGCCGTTAACCTGGATGGGGCCGGCAGTGATCATGTCCGCCGCTATTTTTGCGATAACGCGCTGATATGGCTGCGCGCCTACCACTTCGATGGATTGCGACTCGACGCCGTGCACGCGATCTTCGACAGATCCGCTACCCATTTCCTCGAACAACTCGCGACCGAAGTTGCAGCACTCGGCCGCGAGCTCGGACGTAACTTCGTCATAATCGCGGAGAGCGACCTGAACGATCCACGACTCGTACGGCCCTCCGAAGCCGGGGGCTATGAGATCGACGCGCAATGGTCGGACGATTTTCATCATGCCCTCCACGCACTGCTTACCGGCGAGCGAGAAGGTTATTATCGCGACTTCGGTAAGCTCGACGATCTGGCGAAGGCGCTTCAACAGGCATTTGTGTACGACGGCCGCTATTCGATATATCGGAATCGGCGCCACGGCCGTTCACCAACAGGTCTGTCAGGCAACCGATTCATCTGCTGCACGCAGAATCACGACCAGGTGGGAAACCGTGCGCGGGGCGATCGTCTCGCACACCTGGTGAGTCCGGGGCGTCTTAAAATTGCCGCGACGATGCTCCTGATGTCTCCCTTTGTCCCGATGCTTTTCCAGGGCGAGGAATGGGCCGCATCGACCCCGTTCCAGTATTTCACCGGCCACGAGGATCCGGATTTGGCGCGTGCGGTGAGCGAGGGCCGGAAACGGGAATTTGCCGAGATTGCCCAAGACGCCAATGCGGTTCCGGATCCTCAGTCGCCCGGGACTTTTCTAAGCTCGAAACTCGACTGGTCCGAATGCTCCCGTGAACCACATCGCCAAATGCTCGAATGGTATCGCGAACTGATTGCGCTGCGCCGCCGAACACCTGCACTAACAAATGGGCGCATGGAAGAAGTCGAGATCTACTTCGACGAGGCGAAACAATGGTTCGTAATGTGGCGTGACCCAATCACCGTGGCGTTCAATCTTTCAGGGGATCGGCAACGCATCGAATATCCAGGAAAAGCCGGCGCCCGGCTGATAATGGCTTCGCGAGCGGGCATCGTCGTGGGGAAAGGCGCGATTGAGCTTCCACCCGATTCCATAGCGATTCTCACAGATTGCTGA